A window of the Tiliqua scincoides isolate rTilSci1 chromosome 5, rTilSci1.hap2, whole genome shotgun sequence genome harbors these coding sequences:
- the OXA1L gene encoding mitochondrial inner membrane protein OXA1L yields the protein MAAPAAVGRAWSRARVAAALPLLGGSCRQIHRTSVQFTRLQSKAPFLPHHLSPNGCCVFLSRPANRCQSTAAVAGTQVVQAVAAPPLESVVSTGDLVQELSFAELGLGSYTPVGLIQNVLECLHMDAGLPWWGAIVAGTVAARFLVLPLIIKGQREAAKLNNHLPQINELTSRMNEAKRAGNKFEFAKAYSDLALYQKTHDVNPLRGFLVPLVQAPIFISFFIALRKMAELPVPSLQSGGLWWFTDLTAADPYYALPLTVTITMWAILELGAESGVSNPNLRVMKTIFRVMPLVILPLTISFPTAIFTYWLTSNMFSLVQVAVLRVPAVRARLRIPDRIQHDPAALPPQEGFVKSLKKGWKNAQLAQQLEERERRIKNHLDLAAKGPLRQTFTHNPLQQHAPPTTKPPPPKRPWEDTLG from the exons ATGGCGGCTCCTGCGGCGGTCGGGCGTGCGTGGAGCCGGGCGAGGGTGGCTGCGGCGCTTCCCCTGCTCGGGGGGTCCTGCAGGCAG ATCCACAGAACATCTGTCCAGTTCACACGGCTACAGTCTAAAGCACCTTTTCTCCCCCATCACCTCTCCCCAAATGGCTGCTGTGTATTCCTCTCAAGGCCAGCAAACCGGTGTCAAAGCACAGCTGCCGTTGCAGGCACCCAG GTTGTTCAGGCTGTAGCTGCCCCACCACTAGAGAGCGTGGTCTCCACAGGGGATCTCGTCCAGGAGCTGAGCTTTGCAGAACTGGGCCTGGGCTCCTACACTCCAGTGGGTCTCATCCAGAATGTATTGGAGTGCCTCCATATGGATGCAGGGCTGCCCTGGTGGGGAGCCATCGTAGCAG GAACGGTGGCGGCCCGTTTCCTGGTTTTACCGCTCATTATCAAGGGCCAGCGAGAGGCCGCCAAGCTCAACAATCACCTTCCGCAAATTAACGAACTGACCAGCCGCATGAACGAGGCCAAGCGTGCAGGGAACAAGTTTGAAT TTGCAAAGGCTTATTCAGATCTGGCCCTTTACCAGAAAACCCACGACGTGAACCCCTTGCGTGGGTTTCTCGTACCCCTTGTCCAG GCACCCATTTTCATCTCGTTCTTCATCGCCTTACGCAAAATGGCAGAGCTTCCTGTGCCCAGCCTGCAGTCCGGGGGGCTGTGGTGGTTCACAGATCTCACGGCAGCTGACCCTTATTACGCCTTGCCGCTGACAGTGACCATCACCATGTGGGCCATCTTGGAG CTGGGGGCAGAGTCAGGCGTGTCCAACCCAAACCTGCGAGTTATGAAGACCATCTTCCGGGTGATGCCCCTTGTCATCTTGCCTCTCACCATCTCCTTCCCCACG GCCATCTTCACCTACTGGCTGACATCGAACATGTTCTCGCTAGTGCAGGTGGCCGTGCTGCGCGTACCCGCCGTCCGCGCACGGCTGCGCATCCCCGACCGCATACAGCACGACCCGGCTGCCCTGCCTCCTCAGGAAGGTTTTGTGAAGAGCCTCAAAAAGG GGTGGAAAAATGCACAGTTGGCTCAGCAGCTGGAAGAGCGGGAGCGGCGCATCAAAAACCACCTGGATTTGGCAGCTAAGG GGCCATTGCGACAGACCTTTACCCATAATCCCTTGCAGCAGCACGCGCCTCCTACTACGAAGCCTCCACCGCCGAAAAGACCATGGGAAGATACGCTGGGCTGA